Proteins from one Bradyrhizobium roseum genomic window:
- the efp gene encoding elongation factor P, whose product MKVIASSIRKGNVIEQDGKLYVVLTAENIHPGKGTPVSQIEMRRIGDGVKISERYKTTDQVEKATVEDHNFNYLYEDADGFHFMNNETYDQVQVSKEIVGSSAPYLQENMTVKLSLHDMNPVAIQLPQRTTLEVVETEPVTKGQTASSSYKPAILSNGVRTAVPPHIGTGTRIVVMTEDGSYVERAKD is encoded by the coding sequence TTGAAAGTCATCGCCAGTTCAATCCGCAAGGGCAACGTCATCGAGCAGGACGGCAAGCTCTACGTCGTCCTCACCGCCGAAAACATCCATCCCGGCAAGGGAACGCCGGTCAGCCAGATCGAAATGCGACGGATCGGCGATGGCGTGAAGATTTCGGAACGCTACAAGACCACCGACCAGGTCGAGAAGGCCACCGTCGAGGATCACAATTTCAATTACCTGTACGAAGATGCCGACGGCTTTCATTTCATGAACAACGAGACCTATGACCAGGTCCAGGTCTCCAAGGAAATCGTCGGTTCGTCCGCGCCCTATCTGCAGGAGAACATGACCGTCAAACTGTCGCTGCACGACATGAATCCGGTCGCGATCCAGCTGCCGCAGCGTACGACGCTGGAAGTTGTGGAGACCGAGCCGGTCACCAAGGGTCAGACCGCGTCTTCCTCCTATAAACCTGCTATTCTGTCGAACGGCGTGCGCACCGCTGTGCCGCCGCATATCGGTACCGGAACGCGGATCGTGGTCATGACCGAGGACGGCTCCTACGTCGAACGCGCCAAGGATTGA
- a CDS encoding AraC family transcriptional regulator: MVDGGGQRYRTQWHWHDCAMILLPVSGSVEFRDESRHAGTWLAQDRFVVVPKTRMHETTAGTGHRHLAVYVSDALIAGAQASLGTLTRLDQPAGGAVVFPVTADIRALQRLCSAAGGEVSNAGLTAPHLAAALLFRLLAHIERTEPLPDASTRDYGEMLMSDVRSFIDERIAEDVSLDAIAQRFGLSRRHLTRRFRQWSGVSIAGYQERQRIRLAEEMLIETTLQVGEIAWRVGFESGSALARAMRRATGHSPRELRARQRNRRLD, translated from the coding sequence ATGGTCGACGGCGGCGGCCAGCGTTACCGAACGCAATGGCACTGGCACGATTGCGCGATGATCCTGCTGCCGGTCAGCGGCTCGGTGGAGTTCAGAGACGAATCCCGGCATGCCGGAACATGGCTCGCCCAGGACCGCTTCGTCGTCGTGCCCAAGACCCGGATGCACGAAACGACGGCCGGGACGGGACATCGGCACCTCGCGGTCTATGTTTCGGATGCCCTGATTGCGGGAGCACAGGCGTCCCTTGGCACGCTGACGCGGCTGGACCAACCTGCGGGCGGCGCTGTTGTCTTCCCGGTCACGGCCGACATTCGCGCCTTGCAACGCCTTTGCTCGGCGGCGGGCGGCGAAGTCTCGAACGCCGGGCTGACGGCTCCTCATCTGGCCGCTGCATTGCTTTTCCGCCTTCTCGCTCATATCGAGCGAACCGAGCCGCTCCCGGACGCCAGCACGCGCGATTACGGCGAAATGCTGATGTCCGATGTCCGTTCCTTCATCGACGAACGCATCGCTGAAGATGTGTCGCTGGATGCGATTGCGCAGAGATTTGGCCTCTCTAGAAGACACCTGACGCGACGCTTTCGGCAGTGGTCCGGCGTCTCGATCGCAGGGTATCAGGAGCGGCAGAGAATCCGCCTGGCCGAAGAGATGCTGATCGAGACGACGTTGCAGGTCGGCGAGATCGCCTGGCGTGTCGGCTTCGAGTCCGGATCTGCACTGGCCAGGGCGATGCGCAGGGCCACGGGTCATTCCCCCCGCGAACTACGCGCGCGACAGCGCAACAGGCGCCTCGACTAG
- a CDS encoding 3-deoxy-7-phosphoheptulonate synthase, with the protein MLSTTDDLRISELKELSTPQEVMGEIPRTLTATRVAMAARNAIHAILHGTDDRLLVVVGPCSVHDPVAAVEYAERLAALREQLADRLEIVMRVYFEKPRTTVGWKGLINDPNLDGSFDINKGLRLARNVLSAVNNLGLPAGTEFLDMTTPQYIADLMAWAAIGARTTESQIHRELASGLSCPVGFKNGTDGNIRIAADAVKSASHPHHFMAVTKGGRSAIAATTGNEDCHIILRGGNQPNYDRDSVEAACRELIRAGVAPRLMIDTSHANSSKKPENQPLVVADIARQIANGEQRITGVMIESNLVAGRQDVIPGKPLVYGQSITDGCIDWDTTVSALNVLADAVAARRKAKSSKVPEERSA; encoded by the coding sequence GTGCTGAGCACCACCGACGACCTTCGAATTAGCGAACTGAAAGAACTGAGCACCCCGCAGGAGGTGATGGGCGAGATCCCGCGCACGCTCACCGCGACGCGGGTGGCGATGGCGGCGCGCAACGCCATCCATGCCATCCTGCACGGGACGGACGACCGGCTGCTGGTCGTGGTCGGTCCCTGCTCGGTCCACGATCCCGTGGCCGCCGTCGAATACGCTGAGCGCCTCGCCGCCTTGCGCGAACAGCTCGCCGACCGCCTCGAGATCGTGATGCGGGTCTATTTCGAGAAGCCGCGCACCACGGTGGGATGGAAGGGGCTGATCAACGATCCCAACCTCGATGGCTCTTTCGACATCAACAAGGGATTGCGGCTGGCGCGCAACGTGCTTTCGGCGGTGAACAATCTCGGCCTGCCGGCCGGCACCGAATTCCTCGACATGACGACGCCGCAGTACATCGCCGACCTGATGGCATGGGCCGCGATCGGCGCGCGCACCACCGAGAGCCAGATCCATCGCGAGCTGGCGTCCGGCCTGTCCTGCCCGGTCGGCTTCAAGAACGGCACCGACGGCAATATCCGCATCGCGGCCGATGCCGTGAAGTCCGCCTCGCATCCGCACCATTTCATGGCGGTGACCAAGGGCGGACGCTCGGCGATCGCGGCGACCACCGGGAACGAGGACTGCCACATCATCCTGCGCGGCGGCAACCAGCCGAACTACGACCGCGACAGCGTCGAGGCCGCGTGCCGCGAACTGATCCGCGCCGGCGTCGCGCCGCGGCTGATGATCGACACCAGCCACGCCAACAGCTCCAAGAAGCCGGAGAACCAGCCGCTGGTGGTGGCCGACATCGCGCGGCAAATTGCGAACGGCGAGCAGCGCATCACCGGCGTCATGATCGAGAGCAACCTGGTCGCCGGCCGCCAGGACGTCATCCCGGGCAAGCCGCTGGTCTACGGCCAGAGCATCACCGACGGCTGCATCGACTGGGACACGACGGTGTCCGCGCTGAACGTGCTGGCCGATGCGGTGGCGGCGCGGCGCAAGGCGAAGTCAAGCAAGGTGCCGGAGGAGCGTTCGGCGTAG
- a CDS encoding lysine-2,3-aminomutase-like protein, producing MNRIDPKLAATLRQPADLVARGLAKTADLADLERVAARYAVAVTPEIAGLIDTENPDDPIARQFIPSALELVGAPGENADPIGDDAHSPVPGIVHRYPDRVLFKLVHVCAVYCRFCFRREMVGPGKESALSEAAYRDALDYISGHREIWEVILTGGDPLMLSPRRLAEIMADLAAIDHVKIVRIHTRVPVAAPARIDAEMVAALRVAGATTWIAVHANHPRELSDTARTACAQLADAGIPLVSQTVLLRGVNDDAAVLEALMRAFVENRIKPYYLHHGDLAPGTAHLRTSIAEGQALMRRLRGRVSGLCQPEYVLDIPGGHGKAPIGPHYLSQDGSQGCEPGQGETGYRVTDYCGDVHLYPPKP from the coding sequence ATGAACAGGATCGATCCAAAACTGGCAGCCACGCTGCGGCAACCTGCCGACCTCGTCGCGCGCGGCCTGGCGAAAACAGCCGATCTGGCCGATCTCGAACGGGTCGCGGCGCGCTATGCGGTTGCCGTGACGCCCGAGATCGCCGGGTTGATCGACACCGAAAATCCTGACGATCCGATCGCGCGGCAATTCATTCCAAGCGCGCTGGAACTGGTGGGCGCGCCGGGCGAAAATGCCGATCCGATCGGTGATGACGCGCATTCGCCCGTTCCCGGCATCGTGCATCGCTATCCCGACCGCGTGCTGTTCAAGCTGGTGCATGTCTGCGCGGTGTATTGCCGGTTCTGCTTCCGCCGCGAAATGGTCGGTCCCGGCAAGGAGAGCGCGCTTTCGGAGGCGGCCTATCGCGACGCGCTGGACTATATAAGCGGGCATCGCGAAATCTGGGAAGTGATCCTGACCGGCGGCGATCCGCTGATGCTGTCGCCGCGGCGGCTGGCCGAGATCATGGCCGACCTTGCGGCCATCGATCACGTCAAGATCGTCCGCATCCACACCCGCGTGCCGGTGGCGGCGCCGGCGCGCATCGATGCGGAGATGGTCGCGGCATTGCGCGTCGCGGGCGCGACCACCTGGATCGCGGTTCATGCCAACCATCCGCGCGAATTGTCCGATACCGCGCGCACGGCCTGCGCGCAGCTTGCGGATGCCGGCATTCCGCTGGTCAGCCAGACCGTGCTGCTGCGCGGCGTCAATGACGATGCGGCCGTGCTGGAAGCCTTGATGCGGGCCTTCGTCGAGAACCGGATCAAGCCGTATTACCTGCACCATGGCGACCTCGCGCCGGGGACGGCGCATCTGCGCACCAGCATCGCGGAAGGTCAGGCGTTGATGCGCCGCCTGCGCGGTCGCGTCTCCGGCCTGTGCCAGCCGGAATATGTGCTGGATATTCCCGGCGGCCATGGAAAGGCGCCGATCGGCCCGCATTATTTGTCGCAGGACGGTTCGCAGGGATGTGAACCGGGCCAGGGCGAAACGGGATATCGTGTCACGGACTATTGCGGCGACGTTCACCTCTATCCGCCAAAGCCGTGA
- a CDS encoding M23 family metallopeptidase: MLTRWLAVVCLLSAGLAGAAAEPFRTPSISSVRVEWRAALDQLRNEIAPRPAIASRFSFATQRRGPASDPRAMPALVQLNAINAKIFTGIGRSPVPVLLPFDTAGYLEDEAEGAPLPLSRYQADFRPADMLHAGPAGYDAVFSLPAGAGPSRIFDRPVEVQITGSILVYDLADPLGGKGEPVKALAAQFPDIRRFIREGYVRYAFTRFGVPYVVSIQCLDSAPRPRRLACREAYPVAERFLKALRITGGQPSAPRRDIPSEIAERPAAASPDFSYYPVGDIIARSSVRRRGGRADSVAYSQIRFPLEKFPAAIRSQSFGGKNSAAGRGVYPWRDSFCEARSFQVGQCAAGFGHQGQDIRPAPCAPNSGNDSACHPRKQVVVAVRDGVLIRSPKQQAATLQINTGKEHIRFRYMHMHPSAMDADGVLNGRRVAEGEKIGVVSNYLDFPNGTSYHLHFDIQVFTRDGWIWVNPYTTLIASYERLIRGRGREIGTDPPATAAVAHTMPHNVLRHSARQGEGREN, from the coding sequence TTGCTCACGCGTTGGCTGGCGGTCGTTTGTTTGCTCTCCGCCGGCCTCGCCGGCGCCGCCGCCGAACCGTTCAGGACACCGTCGATCTCATCCGTCCGCGTCGAATGGCGGGCGGCGCTCGATCAACTCCGCAACGAGATCGCACCCCGTCCGGCGATCGCCTCCCGGTTCAGCTTCGCGACCCAGCGACGCGGGCCGGCGTCCGATCCGCGCGCGATGCCCGCGCTGGTGCAGCTGAACGCGATCAACGCGAAAATCTTTACCGGGATCGGACGCAGCCCGGTGCCGGTGCTGTTGCCGTTCGATACCGCGGGCTATCTCGAAGATGAGGCCGAGGGCGCGCCATTGCCGCTGTCGCGCTATCAGGCCGACTTCCGTCCCGCAGACATGTTGCATGCCGGTCCCGCCGGCTACGATGCGGTGTTCTCGCTGCCGGCGGGCGCGGGTCCGTCACGAATTTTCGACAGGCCGGTCGAGGTGCAGATCACCGGCTCGATCCTCGTCTACGATCTCGCCGATCCGCTCGGCGGCAAGGGCGAGCCGGTAAAGGCGCTGGCGGCGCAGTTTCCCGACATCCGCCGCTTCATTCGCGAAGGCTATGTGCGCTACGCCTTCACGCGCTTCGGCGTGCCCTATGTGGTGTCGATCCAGTGCCTCGACTCCGCGCCACGCCCGCGGCGGCTGGCCTGCCGCGAGGCCTACCCCGTTGCCGAGCGTTTCCTGAAAGCCTTGCGCATCACGGGCGGGCAACCCTCCGCGCCGCGCCGTGACATTCCGTCCGAGATCGCCGAACGCCCGGCGGCGGCTTCGCCCGACTTCAGCTATTACCCCGTTGGCGACATCATCGCGCGCAGCAGCGTGCGCCGACGCGGCGGACGCGCCGATTCCGTCGCCTATTCGCAAATCCGTTTTCCGCTGGAAAAATTCCCCGCCGCCATCCGCTCGCAATCCTTTGGCGGGAAGAATTCGGCGGCAGGCCGCGGCGTCTATCCCTGGCGCGACAGTTTTTGCGAGGCCCGCAGTTTTCAGGTCGGCCAATGCGCCGCCGGTTTTGGGCATCAGGGCCAGGACATCCGCCCCGCGCCCTGCGCGCCGAACAGCGGCAACGACAGCGCCTGTCATCCGCGGAAGCAGGTCGTCGTGGCCGTCCGCGACGGCGTCCTGATCCGCTCGCCCAAACAGCAGGCGGCGACGCTGCAGATCAACACAGGCAAAGAGCACATCCGCTTTCGCTACATGCACATGCACCCGTCGGCCATGGATGCGGACGGCGTTCTCAACGGCCGTCGCGTCGCCGAGGGCGAAAAGATCGGCGTGGTCTCCAACTATCTCGATTTTCCGAACGGCACTTCGTACCACCTGCACTTCGACATTCAGGTGTTCACGCGCGACGGCTGGATCTGGGTCAATCCCTACACGACGCTGATCGCATCCTATGAACGCCTGATCCGCGGCCGCGGCCGCGAGATCGGCACCGACCCGCCGGCCACCGCCGCCGTGGCGCATACTATGCCGCACAATGTGCTGCGCCATAGCGCACGGCAAGGCGAAGGCCGGGAGAACTAG
- the epmA gene encoding EF-P lysine aminoacylase EpmA yields MAGMDQPSPWWSPARHADRRPFLLARGAITRAVRAWFDAQGFTEVETAILQVSPGNETHLHAPRTELTGGDGARATRYLRTSPEFAAKKLLAAGEARIFELARVFRDRERGDLHLPEFTMLEWYRAEASYDAVMADTFAVIAYAAQATGIGLFSFRGKLADPFAEPHMLTVAQAFERFAGIDLLATIVRGAGDRAALAAAARERVRISDDDTWSDIFSKVLVEHVEPNLGQGRLTVLFEYPAPEAALARTKAADPRVAERFEVYACGVELANGFGELTDAAEQRRRFTADMDEKERRYGERYPLDEEFLAAVAAMPPSSGVALGFDRLVMLAAGALRVDQVVWTPPAGET; encoded by the coding sequence ATGGCCGGGATGGACCAGCCGTCGCCCTGGTGGTCGCCCGCGCGGCATGCCGACCGGAGACCATTTCTGCTGGCGCGAGGTGCGATTACGCGCGCGGTGCGGGCCTGGTTCGATGCGCAGGGATTTACCGAGGTCGAGACGGCCATCTTGCAGGTATCACCGGGCAATGAGACGCATCTCCATGCGCCGCGCACGGAACTGACCGGCGGCGACGGCGCGCGCGCGACGCGGTACTTGCGAACGTCACCGGAGTTTGCCGCCAAAAAACTGCTCGCCGCCGGTGAGGCCAGGATTTTCGAGCTCGCACGCGTGTTCCGCGACCGCGAGCGCGGCGACCTGCATCTGCCGGAATTCACGATGCTCGAATGGTACCGCGCGGAAGCGAGTTATGATGCGGTGATGGCCGACACCTTTGCGGTGATCGCATACGCCGCGCAGGCGACCGGGATCGGCCTGTTCTCGTTCCGCGGCAAGCTGGCCGATCCGTTTGCGGAGCCGCATATGCTGACGGTGGCCCAGGCATTCGAACGCTTTGCCGGGATCGATCTGCTGGCCACCATCGTCCGCGGCGCGGGTGACCGCGCGGCGCTTGCGGCGGCGGCGCGTGAGCGGGTACGGATCAGCGATGACGACACTTGGTCGGATATTTTCAGCAAGGTGCTGGTCGAGCATGTCGAACCGAACCTGGGGCAGGGGCGTTTGACCGTGCTATTCGAATATCCGGCGCCGGAGGCGGCGCTGGCGCGCACCAAGGCGGCCGATCCACGGGTGGCCGAACGGTTTGAGGTCTATGCCTGCGGCGTCGAGCTCGCCAACGGGTTCGGCGAACTGACGGACGCGGCCGAGCAGCGCCGCCGTTTCACCGCCGACATGGACGAGAAGGAGCGCCGCTACGGCGAGCGCTATCCTCTCGACGAGGAGTTCCTCGCCGCCGTCGCCGCGATGCCGCCGTCGAGCGGCGTGGCGCTCGGCTTCGACAGGCTGGTGATGCTGGCGGCAGGTGCGCTGCGGGTCGATCAGGTGGTATGGACGCCGCCGGCGGGAGAGACTTAG
- a CDS encoding HdeD family acid-resistance protein: MTLPQDTPPDIAKLQSQMNAAVKEHWKAFLFEGIVLALLGLAAMIVPPLASLATAIFLGWMFLISGVVGLFATYWARQMPGFWWSLFSAALAVLAGGMLLANPVQGIVTLTIVVGAYFLAEGVVTIMYALEHRRELSERWGWLVMSGIMDLVIAFIIVAGLPETSQWAIGLLVGINLVLGGASLVGMALAARKAS; the protein is encoded by the coding sequence GTGACCCTTCCTCAAGACACCCCTCCGGACATCGCCAAACTGCAATCGCAGATGAACGCCGCCGTGAAAGAGCACTGGAAGGCATTCCTGTTCGAGGGCATCGTGCTCGCGCTGCTCGGGCTGGCTGCGATGATCGTGCCGCCGCTGGCGAGTCTGGCCACTGCCATCTTCCTCGGCTGGATGTTCTTGATCAGCGGCGTCGTCGGGCTGTTCGCCACGTACTGGGCGCGGCAGATGCCGGGCTTCTGGTGGTCGCTGTTTTCGGCCGCGCTGGCCGTGCTGGCCGGCGGCATGCTGCTCGCCAACCCCGTTCAGGGCATCGTCACGCTCACCATCGTGGTCGGCGCCTATTTCCTGGCCGAGGGCGTCGTCACCATCATGTATGCGCTGGAGCACCGCCGCGAATTGTCGGAGCGCTGGGGCTGGCTCGTGATGTCGGGCATCATGGACCTCGTGATCGCCTTCATCATCGTCGCAGGGCTCCCGGAGACGTCGCAATGGGCGATCGGCCTCCTGGTCGGGATCAATCTCGTGCTCGGCGGCGCGTCGCTGGTCGGCATGGCGCTGGCGGCCCGCAAGGCGTCCTGA